A region of Arabidopsis thaliana chromosome 5, partial sequence DNA encodes the following proteins:
- the RGF5 gene encoding root meristem growth factor (root meristem growth factor 5 (RGF5); FUNCTIONS IN: molecular_function unknown; INVOLVED IN: biological_process unknown; LOCATED IN: endomembrane system; Has 30201 Blast hits to 17322 proteins in 780 species: Archae - 12; Bacteria - 1396; Metazoa - 17338; Fungi - 3422; Plants - 5037; Viruses - 0; Other Eukaryotes - 2996 (source: NCBI BLink).) — MSSIHVASMILLLFLFLHHSDSRHLDNVHITASRFSLVKDQNVVSSSTSKEPVKVSRFVPGPLKHHHRRPPLLFADYPKPSTRPPRHN; from the exons ATGAGCTCAATCCATGTTGCTTCAATGAtccttctcttgtttctcttcttgcaTCATTCTGATTCTCGTCACCTCGACAATGTCCACATTACAGCGTCTCGGTTTTCACTCGTCAAG GATCAAAATGTTGTCTCTAGTTCGACATCTAAAGAACCCGTTAAAGTTTCTCGGTTTGTGCCGGGTCCATTGAAGCACCACCATCGTCGTCCACCGCTCTTATTTGCAGATTATCCGAAGCCGTCCACTCGGCCTCCACGCCATAACTGA
- the ATTPPA gene encoding Haloacid dehalogenase-like hydrolase (HAD) superfamily protein, whose amino-acid sequence MDMKSGHSSPVMTDSPPISNSRLTIRQNRLPYSSAAATAISQNNNLLLTVPRKKTGILDDVKSNGWLDAMKSSSPPPTILNKDNLSNDATDMTYREWMLKYPSALTSFEKIMSFAKGKRIALFLDYDGTLSPIVEEPDCAYMSSAMRSAVQNVAKYFPTAIISGRSRDKVYEFVNLSELYYAGSHGMDIMSPAGESLNHEHSRTVSVYEQGKDVNLFQPASEFLPMIDKVLCSLIESTKDIKGVKVEDNKFCISVHYRNVEEKNWTLVAQCVDDVIRTYPKLRLTHGRKVLEIRPVIDWDKGKAVTFLLESLGLNNCEDVLPIYVGDDRTDEDAFKVLRDGPNHGYGILVSAVPKDSNAFYSLRDPSEVMEFLKSLVTWKRSMG is encoded by the exons ATGGACATGAAATCTGGTCACTCGTCTCCTGTAATGACTGATTCTCCACCAATAAGCAACTCAAGATTAACCATTCGTCAGAATAGACTTCCTTACTCATCAGCAGCAGCCACGGCTATCTCACAGAACAACAATCTCTTACTAACCGttccaagaaagaaaactgGGATCCTTGATGATGTTAAGTCTAATGGTTGGCTTGATGCGatgaaatcttcttctcctcctcctacAATACTTAACAAAGATAACTTAAGCAATGATGCTACGGATATGACTTATCGCGAATGGATG CTCAAGTATCCATCAGCTCTTACCTCTTTTGAGAAAATCATGAGTTTTGCAAAAGGCAAAAGAATAGCATTGTTTCTTGATTATGACGGGACACTTTCGCCTATTGTTGAGGAACCTGATTGTGCATACATGTCAAGTGCt ATGCGTAGTGCAGTGCAAAATGTTGCCAAGTATTTCCCTACCGCGATCATTAGTGGAAGAAGCCGGGATAAG GTGTATGAGTTTGTTAATTTGAGTGAACTTTATTACGCCGGAAGCCATGGAATGGACATCATGAGTCCCGCAGGAGAATCTTTAAACCATGAACATAGCCGTACTGTATCAGTTTACGAACAG GGGAAAGATGTAAATCTATTCCAGCCTGCTAGCGAGTTTCTCCCGATGATCGATAAG GTGCTTTGTTCTCTTATAGAGAGTACAAAAGATATCAAAGGGGTAAAAGTAGAAGACAACAAGTTCTGCATCTCTGTGCATTACCGCAATGTAGAAGAAAAG AACTGGACATTGGTTGCACAGTGTGTAGATGATGTCATCAGAACATATCCAAAACTACGGCTAACACATGGCCGGAAG GTTTTAGAGATCCGTCCTGTGATTGACTGGGACAAAGGGAAAGCTGTGACATTTCTACTTGAATCACTCG GCCTAAACAACTGTGAGGATGTTCTTCCAATCTATGTTGGGGATGATCGAACAGACGAAGATGCATTTAAG GTACTACGAGATGGACCAAACCACGGTTATGGTATATTAGTCTCTGCTGTGCCTAAAGACAGCAATGCCTTTTACTCGCTTCGTGACCCGTCTGAG GTGATGGAGTTTCTGAAGTCATTGGTGACATGGAAGAGATCAATGGGttaa
- the ATTPPA gene encoding Haloacid dehalogenase-like hydrolase (HAD) superfamily protein (ATTPPA; FUNCTIONS IN: trehalose-phosphatase activity; INVOLVED IN: trehalose biosynthetic process; LOCATED IN: chloroplast; EXPRESSED IN: 23 plant structures; EXPRESSED DURING: 16 growth stages; CONTAINS InterPro DOMAIN/s: HAD-superfamily hydrolase, subfamily IIB (InterPro:IPR006379), Trehalose-phosphatase (InterPro:IPR003337); BEST Arabidopsis thaliana protein match is: Haloacid dehalogenase-like hydrolase (HAD) superfamily protein (TAIR:AT4G22590.1); Has 35333 Blast hits to 34131 proteins in 2444 species: Archae - 798; Bacteria - 22429; Metazoa - 974; Fungi - 991; Plants - 531; Viruses - 0; Other Eukaryotes - 9610 (source: NCBI BLink).), protein MDMKSGHSSPVMTDSPPISNSRLTIRQNRLPYSSAAATAISQNNNLLLTVPRKKTGILDDVKSNGWLDAMKSSSPPPTILNKDNLSNDATDMTYREWMQLKYPSALTSFEKIMSFAKGKRIALFLDYDGTLSPIVEEPDCAYMSSAMRSAVQNVAKYFPTAIISGRSRDKVYEFVNLSELYYAGSHGMDIMSPAGESLNHEHSRTVSVYEQGKDVNLFQPASEFLPMIDKVLCSLIESTKDIKGVKVEDNKFCISVHYRNVEEKNWTLVAQCVDDVIRTYPKLRLTHGRKVLEIRPVIDWDKGKAVTFLLESLGLNNCEDVLPIYVGDDRTDEDAFKVLRDGPNHGYGILVSAVPKDSNAFYSLRDPSEVMEFLKSLVTWKRSMG, encoded by the exons ATGGACATGAAATCTGGTCACTCGTCTCCTGTAATGACTGATTCTCCACCAATAAGCAACTCAAGATTAACCATTCGTCAGAATAGACTTCCTTACTCATCAGCAGCAGCCACGGCTATCTCACAGAACAACAATCTCTTACTAACCGttccaagaaagaaaactgGGATCCTTGATGATGTTAAGTCTAATGGTTGGCTTGATGCGatgaaatcttcttctcctcctcctacAATACTTAACAAAGATAACTTAAGCAATGATGCTACGGATATGACTTATCGCGAATGGATG CAGCTCAAGTATCCATCAGCTCTTACCTCTTTTGAGAAAATCATGAGTTTTGCAAAAGGCAAAAGAATAGCATTGTTTCTTGATTATGACGGGACACTTTCGCCTATTGTTGAGGAACCTGATTGTGCATACATGTCAAGTGCt ATGCGTAGTGCAGTGCAAAATGTTGCCAAGTATTTCCCTACCGCGATCATTAGTGGAAGAAGCCGGGATAAG GTGTATGAGTTTGTTAATTTGAGTGAACTTTATTACGCCGGAAGCCATGGAATGGACATCATGAGTCCCGCAGGAGAATCTTTAAACCATGAACATAGCCGTACTGTATCAGTTTACGAACAG GGGAAAGATGTAAATCTATTCCAGCCTGCTAGCGAGTTTCTCCCGATGATCGATAAG GTGCTTTGTTCTCTTATAGAGAGTACAAAAGATATCAAAGGGGTAAAAGTAGAAGACAACAAGTTCTGCATCTCTGTGCATTACCGCAATGTAGAAGAAAAG AACTGGACATTGGTTGCACAGTGTGTAGATGATGTCATCAGAACATATCCAAAACTACGGCTAACACATGGCCGGAAG GTTTTAGAGATCCGTCCTGTGATTGACTGGGACAAAGGGAAAGCTGTGACATTTCTACTTGAATCACTCG GCCTAAACAACTGTGAGGATGTTCTTCCAATCTATGTTGGGGATGATCGAACAGACGAAGATGCATTTAAG GTACTACGAGATGGACCAAACCACGGTTATGGTATATTAGTCTCTGCTGTGCCTAAAGACAGCAATGCCTTTTACTCGCTTCGTGACCCGTCTGAG GTGATGGAGTTTCTGAAGTCATTGGTGACATGGAAGAGATCAATGGGttaa